The Lates calcarifer isolate ASB-BC8 linkage group LG19, TLL_Latcal_v3, whole genome shotgun sequence genomic interval TTTTGACAGGCATTACTTTGCATCCACATGTGCCTGggtgtttttattatattgGGTTGTGTAATggactgacttttttttcttctgtatgTTGACTTTAGCCCTATGTGATTGCACATCACAAGGAGAGAACTGACAAATGTGTGAAGAGTAAGAACATCAGCACTCTCATCACGACAAAATGCTTTGAAACAGTCGACTACAAACTAAAGTTCATCCAAGAGGTACTacagttttaatgtgaaaaatattaCAGAACACTGACTAACACAAAAGGGAAATACAGTGAAGAATAAtattctttgatttttttttttttaaagaaatctgTTTTAGTACAAATAATGTTGTGTGCTCAGGAGACTGAAGAGTTTAGTTTCTCTCAGGAATCAGATGAAGAGAACAAGGATAATCTTTGATCACCACAAAAGTATTTGATTGTAAAGAGTTTAAGAGATTAATTTAAACATGCCATTATTCAGACAACAATCATTTCAATGTATTGTCCCTTTGTTCTTCTGCATAGGATGGATTTGTGATGATTACATCTATGTGTAACAGTAAGTATCATTTCCTGTCATATCTAACTCTGTATGTGAGGGCCATTACAAATGATACTGAATTTAATTCCATtgtcactgaaaacattttgttctgtcacttttctttgattttaattttaagttttctcctaatttattttaaaatgaaatgtgtttctcCATTGATCCAATCTTCTAATGTATGAATACCTTCTTTTTACAGCCACCTGCAATAAACATGCTTTGCTTAAGCAGAAAGACAAAGGTAGGGAACCTAAAGTCATAAATTACAGTACAGTTATCTTTGTATTTGTAACAGTTAACCAAACAAAGAGATATGAATCTGATATTAGAAATGATCTGAAGTGAGcagaaaagacagcagtgtttctgtttgctcTTTCATGCTTTGATAATGCAAGGTTATATCATGTACCAGTGCTTCCTGTGACTGACCACAGGCTTTTTTCTCAGGGCAGTTTTCATTCATaagtagcaaaaaaaaaaaaaaaaatggctgttGCCATTAGATTTCTATTTAAAATATGCAAGGATTGcagtatataaaaatgttttggccTTTTGaggggaaataaaaatgtgttggtAGATTAACTGTTTTCTCCTGACAGAGACGTCCTGGattgttgctgctgttattatCTTGCTGCTTGTTGCTGGTTGTATCCTCTGCTACATATACAGAGATACAATTCtcaagtgagttttttttttttgtgaagtcAGTTTATAAAATGACATGTATTGGCCTCATCTGGAATATTCTGAAAAATGGTCTCTTGTTGTTGGTTGTTTCTGCAGCTGTACCGGACAAGATTACACTCCTGGAAGGAAGGAAGGTGCCCCTAAACAGTTGTTTAcgtggggaaaaaagtgaaagacaCTCTTCTTTTAGAAAGGGATGTAATGACTTTCTATCCAATTTACCTTTCCATTTGATCTGTTACGGTGTTATGATTCGACATACTTTCAGCACTTAAGAATGTGCCTtccattttaaatttgttgtgtTTAGAGTAGTTTCTCAGCAAATATACCCTTGAAATCTATTTCCACTGCTGAGAactacatgtttgtttttaactgtattGCTTACAGTTAGTAAGTAGGACTGTGCTTTTGTTATCTCTGCCACTTCTGCAAGAAAACGCttcaggaaaacacagatgttATAGATATGTATACGTAAATTTAGcttttatattaattattatacaTATTTAGCGAATTATGTGGATTATGCCAGACTCAAACAGAAGATTTCTCTCATCAAATTTAGCCACATATAGCCCTACATCAGTCTTATGTTTTAGTAAAAAagattttcagcattttcatcTCCCAATTTCTCAGGGTAAAATTATGTTTGCCAAAGCAGCATCTCAGCTCAGTTGCAGGGTTTGtgttgcaaaacaaaacacaaacagtatttGAATAGCCTCGGCCTTAATAAAAGTTGCACAGCCAGAGTAGTTAGTCATGATGTATTAGTGCAGCAATGAAAAGTTCTTGAGGCTGTGGAAGCTGACAAACTCTTTGCTGCACCAGCGAGTGCACTTTGAGGACCAAAGCCCAGTAGCGATACAGCGACCTCCCCATGACCAGTCAGGACTCAGTAGTGGTGTTAACATGGACCAAAGCTGTGGAAGCTAGGAGACTTGTAATGCAGCACCAGGGAGTGCCCTTTCAGTGTCCTGTAGCATTACAGCAACCCCTCTTTATGAagccttaacacacacacacacacacacacacactgcacagacacacacagatggctTTAAATATAATAGTCAAAGGGTGGACCACATCTAAGTTAGTATGGTGTTCAAATATTTCTAGTGaagatatatacatatacacatattgcatttttagaaatatatgTATATCCATACTGTTGGATAATAcactaaatgtatttataaaatatCAAGTGATACCTTATATTTATACACAGATATAATATGCTAAGATTTGTTATATTTACAGTTGTTATATTTAGTATTAACATAATGATTCCTTAAATTAACTTATGAAATCTGTATTTTGTATAATTAATCAAATCATGTTACGATTTCTGCTCCAGCTGTTTTGCTTCTCGTGtcaaatgcattaaaaatgaaacatgaaaatgagagttgcttttgttttggttgttgtaATTATAGTGTGCAGAGCACAGCAACAGGGGTGTGTTTTTATCATCTGGTGGTTTTTTTTCAGCCAGTCAAAGTGAGTGAAGTGGAGTGGGGTGAGGGAACTGCTAACAGGAAATGACTTGAGTTTTTGCTCTATCACAGCTCCTCCACAGACTGACACTACAACTAAAACTGCCCcatttattctctctgtctAAATCTTTGTAgtttaaagacacattttgtacacattttacacgtgaaaaataaatatgctaAGTATATTAAATTTGAGCAAACTTGAGTGTCTTTGCAGTCAGACTAAACATCAGTATACTTCAGGTGTGTTAATGATTAATTTGAAGTTTGAAACAACCAGTTTTTTACTAAACATATGCTCATATGCCTAAGTTTTTTAAAGTATACTTAGCACACTTAAGTACTTAAGTATGTACTTATATACATGCTTGATTAGAGAGAATAAAGTTTACATTGTATAATtggaatatttaaaaaatgtgtgagtCTCTCTAACATACCATGAATATATTCTTATTGTAGTAATAGAATGCTTAGTTATACTTTTGGCTTAGTccaattaataaaaaaaatacactttgtaGTTAATTACTAATATACTTTGTTATGACTTAACTACTTCGTACATAACATGCTCTTGCTAACTAAAAAATGTATAACCAGTATACTAAAGGCTGAATTACTTATGTGACTATACCTTGTAGCAGGAGGAAAAGGTTGGGTGGGTTTTTTGGGCTGATGAGTGTATATCAGACATTAGTGAATTTAGACAAATCCTACTTTTGTGACATAATTGAAATAATTGTAACATGTAGTAAATAAAGAAGAATGGCTATATCTATATAAATCTATGAGGCTGTAGGTGATGAGGAGCAGGTGGTCAGGTTTAGGAGGTTTGCTTCCACAGGAATTAGTCTCTCTGAAGCTGAGAACAGTCCAGCtccaagacagaaaaatgttttttctttgaatgtttGGAGCAACACATTGTCAGGGAACTTTTATCAAACTGATTATAATAGGCAGGAGGTTTATCTGatctgctgcagaacaaaaAGCACTAAGTCTTAggactttttatattttcaaagcTTGTAGAAAGTTTTCCAGCTACATGTCAGATAAGTAACAAACATCTGAATTCAAATGTGTTGACTACAGCAGGTGTTGAGACAAGATCCAGTGCTCTTATCTGAAATGTGGCTCACCATGTATTAGActaaatattttactgttagTGTGAAAtaatggctgaaattattgcAAGACCTATTAACCCTTAAATACACACCTCAGGTCTTAGACGACCTGGGACTACACTGTACTACACTCTAATTCATTAACTAGCATTAATTAGCTCCCTGGTATTCCCCTAataattaatgtttatttaatgtataATGTTCTAGTGTCAAAATGTTAAGAGTGATAAAAAgcattgtttgttttcctctaaaAGTCTATGAAATGTGTAGGAGTGTAACTTTTTTCATGTGATGCTGGCTTCAAGTGACAGGGGTTAATATTGTGTCTACTCCGGTTTGACCTCATGATGGCGCTGTTGTCTCACTGGAAGCTGTCAACAGCTCCTTAAATTAACATGAACCTGAAGCTACTTATGATAAGGATTTAATGTTGACTCAGATCCTCAAGCAGCTGCTGTCAACACACAAGTAGTTTTCCAGGACAAATGTCCAATTTGTGAAGTTAGAAAATCTCACACatactttaaataaaatatctggatacaacaacaataaaataaaacaaacaaatgatttgACCTAAAATGTGAGATGGGTGTAAACAAGAGGAATCATTATCACAGCTACCACCAGTGTGCTGGATATCAGTAGTAACAGTAGACACACCTGCACAATAAACTAACCATCTCTAAAACAGAGCAATAACACAAGGCATTCTCTAATCATACACAGGATTGCTCACTTTCATCACATCTCTTCAGTCGAAACGCAACAATCCACACAGTGTCACAATAGACACCTTGTTATTCCTGTTTGGCAGATGAGACAGTTCTGTTTACACAGTATTAACTCATATCTTAAATTTCCACTCATGCTTGCATTTGGTAAACTGTTCATTCAGTCATGTGTTGCCCACTAATAAAATCTTCAAGTCTTTCTCTGTAAGCTGTGATGGCAGGAGAGAAATTTAAAATTCCTCACGCAACACAACCTGAGCCTGTGTCTAACCCCTCATCCCTTACCTAAATCATAACTGTGGCCTCATTGGATGAGATATACACCCTGATGTTCTTCATAATCTATTATTTATCTCTGGTCATTGTTGACATTCTCATGAGCTGGTAAATATTAGTCTAGAAAGATACtttcttcaaaacaaaataattatgaCTGATTGTGCAACAGTCTGTATTCTTGGTGATGAGCCATCTACAGTTGTGTCTATTTACTCATTTATTGACAGAGCTCTACACTTTTGTTCTAAACAACACAGCCTATGCTTTTCTTTTGAAGTAGTTGTCTACCTTCTTCTGTGTTGGGGCAATGATGAAAAGAATTAGTTGCGTGCCTGCAGTCAGACCAGAGGGAGCTACATTGCAAAGACTTTGGTGTTAAACGTCTGTTAACTCAGAGCAAATGAGTCAGAGATGTGTGTTGCATCACAGCATGTGTCCAGCTTGTTTCTTGGCGTGTTAATCGCCTTCACTGAGCTTACAACATACTAACGCTAACGCTGAGAAGGTtcaaaataacaatatataatgattaatataattataattagtcaattaattgatcaatTATTCTgtgtaaatacataaataaaatcataaatataaaaatataattcccACCTAAATAAATTTTTGTAATTCTTTTCTGTGACCACTTGAGGGCAGTAAACAGTCATGGTATTAAACCTCATGCTCTTAGACATCCACGTATGCTCATGATGGCAGACACAGATATAGGCCTAAATACTTCCGGTGACCTTCAGAGTAAAGCAGTTCAACTGTACCGTGGGAATGCTCAGATCCTGGGACAAAACATTCACAATAACAACTCAGGGATGTTTTATTACAGTTCACATGTTGTCAGtgatacagcagcagctgagaaaactgTATAATGTGTAGAGGAACAGTACTGTACTGTCCTCTTGATGAATGTATAGTGCATCAAAGTGTTTTGAAATATCTATACCAATTACATTTTACAATGAGGGAGATGGGAACTGTATATAACTACACACTTAATTTGATTGAAGTCTTCAGATGTCATTTAATATTATGGCTTTTATTTTAAGTAACCTTTTGCATATATGAATGGTAAAATTAACAGAgcaaatgtaaaattaataaataaaaatgaaagaataaatCAATGATTAAAGCCTATTGTCTTCTAGTATTTTAATATCAgcattacactgtaaaatgaatgCCTTCTGTGCTGTATTCTAGTGATCCCATTTGTTTTGACATTGGATAATGTTTCTTTATATTACTTACATATACTCATCAGAGTTACATATTTTTGCCATGGAAACAATTATTACATTTCTCTGGAAATAATTAAACAATAACCCTATACTGAACATGTAAATATCAAGTAGTACATTGTTGACAACATTATCATGTTCTGTGTCATTGAAGAGGtcatattatttacattttccattttttcaaTTCTGCCAGTCAAGGATAGTGTCAGATAGTCTTTGTTATTTTGGAATGATGATAGGGTGATGATATTTTGAATACTAGATGGAATCACAGACCTTTGGACAAAGTGTGATGTCAGTGAATTACTGTAAGTGCACTCCCATGTACAAAAAAGGACAATTCCAAGTcgaaaatgattttttattattattcatttaaattaacaAACACTGCTATAcatattgctgtttttattaattttgaatcattttaaacaGTTAAAGCATTTGGAAAATAAGTAATAGAAGTTGAAAACAGGCGACAGACAGTAGATGACATGTACAGTAGAAGATCTACAGTCAATGGCTTTCCTATGTGTGTCGAGGGGCTTCAGAATATTTCAACATACAGACATATCAGACTTGCCCACAGTAATGTTTTTGGTTATCATTTCACCTCTTTATGTTGTCAAACAGGATCAAATGTGTCCTGATGCATCACTTGATATTATAGCCAGTGATGTTAAACCCCAACATCAGTGAAATATAAATAGCCGACATGGTTTTTCCAAACAAGTAGCAGCAGCTTGTATTGAATTTCAAAGTCTGTTTTCTGCATCCAGCGCAACAAAAGTCTTCCAACCACAACTTTTACTCCTCTGATAACAAAAAGGGTTCAAACAAAGATGACACCCCCCTTTAACCCCTGACATTATACCCATTAGGAATGTTTGAAGTAAACCAAAAAATCACCCAAATATCGCTGTTGTGTCCTTCTCAGTGCACAGTATTGAAATCCCTCATCCCTTTAAGatacacatgtaaaaataacaaaaaaaaaaagaagtgctTCATAGAACTCCAGAAATATTACATCTTCCCAAGGTGTCCCCTCTTTCATCTCAGGCCAGCTGTAGAGAGAGTCTTCTTATCCCTTCCTTATAGTCAAAAAGTGACCCGTGTCTGGCCCTTGTTTAAAGCCAATAAGACTTCCACTAAGTTTCTTGCCGAGTACCTCCATGTTGGCATATGTTCATACACCCATAAATCAGCACATCTGAGTTGAATTTAAACATCATTTCTTTACTAAAAGTGACAGATTTACAAACACAGTATAAACAGGGTTGACATCATTGGCAGCTGGCGACAGTCTAGACCACAGTGgctttttttcaaatttgagCAAAATCCCTCCTTTCAGACAAAGACGGACGAATTACAGGATTACATGTGTCATACAGACCTTTTTGGCTTTTTGAAACCTGACCTGCCCTGAGAGGCAGTGTTGAAAAAGGTAAGACCTTTATTTAGAGAATGCAAGAAACAAAGAAGTACGGAATCCAGTGGAGGAGGGTTTTGCTCAAACCTTTAAGTCTGAGCGAAAAGACAAAACCTTTCTCGATGTGACGCGATGAAGTGATGAAGTTTATCGTCCCTACACTTCTAGTACCAACACTTTGGCTAGACCGTTCGACAGCCCGCGGTCCTGCAATGCTCTTCACGATGGGGTTCTACTACACCAGAGAGATATCCCTGACATCAATGTAAATCACATACACTTTGTCATAAACAGGTTGTAAAGTTCAGGTACAGAATCACTGAGGAAAAGCACACCAATACTACTGTAAAGTCAAGCCACTATGGCAAAATAGAAGGTATAGAGTATTGAGGAACTAGTCATTGATTGAAAGTTGGCTCGTATCGTTTGCAACGCTGAGGAGTGCTTTGCAGTCACCCCGCGGATGACAAGTTTGCTTTTCTACAGGCATATTAAGGAGAGGACAATGTCTCAACAAAACACTTTGTAAAATTTAATCAGCACAGTCCATAAATACAATTAAAGAGATGGAAATAACATCAGAAATGTGTACACACTCTTGGTAGCAATTCCTGAATCAAGGTCCAAGTTATGAAAGGACAAatctaaatggaaaaaagaCGAGAGGAAGTCTTTGCTCATAGTCTCATTCTCTCCTCAGAAATTCCAGTAAAATGCTGACCTCGTTGAGTGAATTATTGATTCGTCTTGGCGGAGTGCAAGTGTCTGCATGGCTTTTTAAACAgattcaaaaaaatatattaagaaCACGCTCTTTAGTTGTAGTCACACCAACTCACAACTGCCACATTTAGGCATGTCTTTCTACAGAATTGTCTGCCCAGTAAACAAGTTGACACTCGAGTTGAAATGGCGAAGGGATGACACTTGTTTTAGGATTGGTGCACACACTTTTACAAGTAAAAAATTTTACACTGAAGCAGAACAAGAAGAAACACACGGCGTAGCCCTTGTGGGTCTCCCCTCCGCGGAGGGGAAACGGCTCACATGGTCAGCTTGGTCTGGACTTTTGAATGTGCTCTTGGGTCTTTAAAAGACGCTGGAGGGGGCGGGGAGGGGGTGCACGCAGTCGATCCTCACGCTTGCCTTCagccacagtgtttgtttttctcagctgCGCCGAGCCGAGCCCTCGCTCAGAGGGCCAGGAGGGTGGGTGAGTTGAGGGAGTCTGAGGACTGGtcgccgctgctgctgctgcgccgGTGGGCCTTGGAGCAGGACTCGGAGGAGGGCGAGGGGCTCTCGGGCTCCAGCATGCTCGGGTAGGTGAATATGAGGCTTGGGGCGTTGGGTGTGGCGGCTGGGGTGGATGCCGCCACCACCGGTGTGTTCAGGCTGTCTCCATCTGTGCAGTACATCCCGCCGCCGACACCACCGCCACCCAGGCAGATGGGCTTGATGACGGAGCGCTGAGTCTTGCCCACGCCCTCCTCGTCGTCCTCTGGCTCTTGCTTCACCACCACCTGGTTCATCTGAGCCCGAGGGCCCATGTTGGGGCGCATGGTCAGGGGGAGTGGagtacactgctgctgctgctgctggtgcccCGATGACTGGTGGCGTTCCTCCATGGGCAGCTTGCACACGGGATTGTGAGCAACCAGCATGAACTCCAgcttgtccttctccttctgcaGGCTCTCAATCTCCTTCTGCAGGTCcgctttctcctcctccagcttctcagtCTCCTGTTGGCAGAGAAATAGGAAATGAGGGTGAGCGCTTGAGCTTCAGTATGagcaggtttgtttttgttaccaATATTTAGGGCATTTTTACCATTTATTTGACACTGACAAAAGAGAGATGATTGCGAGGGGGAACAACATGCAAGCCAGACATGAACCAGGGTTAGTGCAGTTTATGGCACCTTTACCACAAGGCCACCAAGCTACACTAAGCACCTTTGTTTTAagttgataaaaacaaatactgggTAATCAGTAACAAAATTCATAGCTGTAAAAATGACTTTCAGCTCAGTTCAAACTTTATGATGCCAGAGTTTCTTCAACAATAAGGTAGTACGACTGTGAATGCTTCTCCAGCACACCAAAAGAGGgcactgtttgtttgctgctgttCCTCAAACATGGAAAGTAGCACAAGCAACACATTAAATCAAGAATTTGTCACGGGCA includes:
- the fosl2 gene encoding fos-related antigen 2 codes for the protein MYQDYSGNYDTSSRGSSTSPAQPESFTSGSSTIGSPISTSSYQKYRVDMPGSNSAFIPTINAITTSQDLQWMVQPTVITSMSNPYSRSHPYGHHLTNGPGLLAHNTLARPGVIRSIGDARGRRKRDEQLTPEEEEKRRVRRERNKLAAAKCRNRRRELTEMLQGETEKLEEEKADLQKEIESLQKEKDKLEFMLVAHNPVCKLPMEERHQSSGHQQQQQQCTPLPLTMRPNMGPRAQMNQVVVKQEPEDDEEGVGKTQRSVIKPICLGGGGVGGGMYCTDGDSLNTPVVAASTPAATPNAPSLIFTYPSMLEPESPSPSSESCSKAHRRSSSSGDQSSDSLNSPTLLAL